A single Lusitaniella coriacea LEGE 07157 DNA region contains:
- the ndhL gene encoding NAD(P)H-quinone oxidoreductase subunit L translates to MTFLTNLISSAPGTLDLDTLLIAALYLSLSVLYLVILPGGLYLYLQKRWYVVSSFERAFMYFLVFFFFPGLLLLSPFLNLRPKQREVKA, encoded by the coding sequence ATGACCTTTCTAACCAATCTGATTTCCTCTGCTCCTGGAACTCTCGATCTCGATACCTTGCTCATTGCAGCACTATATTTATCGTTGAGCGTACTGTATTTAGTGATTCTGCCGGGGGGATTGTACCTATATTTACAAAAACGCTGGTACGTTGTTAGTTCTTTCGAGCGCGCATTTATGTATTTTCTGGTTTTCTTTTTCTTCCCAGGACTTTTGCTGTTGAGTCCTTTTTTGAACCTACGTCCCAAGCAACGCGAAGTTAAGGCGTAG
- a CDS encoding DUF3007 family protein yields the protein MRRIDIIGIGLGIFLAGGAAYLLLQIAGLDGVTAGIWSQALLVVGLLGWVATYLFRVSTKNMTYNQQVKDYEDAVMQKRLDEMTPEEIEKLQAEIEQE from the coding sequence ATGCGACGAATTGATATTATTGGGATTGGTCTGGGGATTTTCCTCGCTGGCGGTGCGGCGTACCTCCTTTTGCAGATAGCTGGATTGGATGGCGTTACTGCTGGGATCTGGAGTCAAGCGTTGCTGGTTGTTGGTTTGCTGGGTTGGGTTGCAACTTACCTCTTCCGAGTGAGTACTAAAAATATGACCTACAACCAGCAGGTGAAGGATTATGAAGATGCAGTGATGCAAAAGCGTTTGGATGAGATGACACCGGAGGAGATCGAGAAGTTGCAGGCGGAAATCGAGCAAGAGTGA
- a CDS encoding AI-2E family transporter, protein MSERRITISTSTLLWVGIVGLLAILLWQLQGLLLVLAIAVVIASTLAPVIQRAQRWGIPRWLAVFLVYIGLIAGLIGVGSIVGVPAIDQIQRLIRNLPGYLDVLESLTEDLVMRTGTIDPVTLEQIRQFFDLQAIATWAFRSSQQLLIRSYSVTRGLLGGAFSVILALLLSIYMLIGSEQLVQGILRLFPSPWNERLAAQVQPMGQRMGGYIQGRILVSTILAVVISIGLNFLGLSEFSLGLGAIAGLTNLIPFFGPVLGSIPALIVAIAQGGWTFLWVLLLFLMIQNLETYLLDPLLVGSTVRIPPLYQLLAVLGGAQVLGIIGALIVPPWVAGISVLLENLYLKPKLQAELEEGDICDDVGTRGRGDAVRNS, encoded by the coding sequence ATGTCCGAACGGCGCATTACAATTTCCACGTCAACGCTGTTGTGGGTTGGGATCGTTGGATTGCTGGCAATCTTGTTGTGGCAATTGCAAGGTTTGCTTTTGGTTCTCGCGATCGCGGTGGTTATTGCCTCAACCTTAGCTCCTGTTATTCAGCGAGCGCAACGATGGGGAATTCCTCGCTGGCTTGCAGTATTCCTTGTCTATATCGGTTTAATTGCGGGGTTAATTGGAGTTGGCTCGATCGTCGGGGTTCCCGCGATCGATCAAATTCAGCGCTTAATCCGAAATTTGCCAGGATATCTCGATGTTCTTGAGAGCCTAACGGAAGATTTGGTAATGCGCACGGGAACGATTGACCCGGTGACGTTGGAACAAATTCGCCAATTTTTTGATTTACAGGCGATCGCGACGTGGGCGTTTCGTTCCTCACAACAGCTTCTGATTCGTTCCTACAGCGTCACGCGAGGTCTTTTAGGGGGAGCGTTCAGCGTAATTTTAGCTTTGTTGCTCTCGATTTATATGCTCATCGGTTCCGAGCAATTGGTACAGGGAATTCTCCGCTTGTTTCCCTCCCCTTGGAACGAGCGATTAGCTGCTCAAGTTCAACCGATGGGTCAACGGATGGGGGGCTATATACAGGGAAGAATTTTAGTTTCGACCATTTTAGCGGTTGTCATTAGTATTGGATTGAATTTTCTGGGTTTATCGGAATTTTCCCTGGGTTTGGGCGCGATCGCGGGATTAACAAATCTCATTCCTTTCTTTGGCCCTGTCTTGGGTTCAATTCCAGCATTAATTGTCGCGATCGCGCAAGGGGGATGGACGTTCCTTTGGGTATTGCTCCTTTTCCTCATGATCCAAAATCTAGAAACCTACCTCCTCGATCCCCTTTTGGTGGGTAGCACGGTGCGTATTCCCCCTCTCTACCAACTTCTTGCTGTCCTAGGCGGCGCGCAGGTTTTAGGGATTATTGGCGCACTTATCGTTCCACCGTGGGTTGCGGGAATTTCTGTTCTCTTGGAAAACCTCTATTTAAAACCCAAGTTACAAGCCGAGTTAGAGGAGGGAGATATTTGTGATGACGTGGGGACACGGGGACGCGGTGACGCGGTGAGAAATTCATAA
- a CDS encoding glutathione S-transferase family protein: MANPKKSKSLPSKYIVKLGKFVWTTMWQVMMSKLAPSNPTGEYIRPQSAFRNSIGEEEGNPHPPKAGRYRLYVGLGCPWAHRTLVTRALKGLEDAIAISIVSPSTDEGIWIFDHPEEGCRTLPELYELAQPGYTGRCTVPVLWDSKKKAIVNNESSEIIVMLNANFNAFAKHPTLDLSPPKWQTQIDRWNDKIYPAVNNGVYRCGFAQTQEAYTKACNELFVTLDEIDAALATNRYLCGDSVTLADVRLFTTLFRFDVVYYGLFKCNRRRIRDYEYLSAYLRDLYQLPGVAETCDLDSVKRDYYGNLFPLNPGGIIPLGPDMTNLLEPHHREQLRGEKV; encoded by the coding sequence ATGGCAAACCCCAAAAAAAGTAAATCTCTTCCCTCGAAGTACATTGTTAAACTGGGCAAATTTGTTTGGACGACAATGTGGCAAGTGATGATGTCCAAACTCGCACCCAGCAATCCCACAGGGGAATATATTCGTCCCCAAAGTGCGTTCAGAAATAGCATTGGAGAGGAGGAGGGAAACCCCCATCCCCCCAAAGCGGGACGCTACCGCCTTTATGTAGGATTGGGCTGTCCTTGGGCGCACCGAACCCTGGTCACGCGGGCATTAAAAGGATTAGAGGACGCGATCGCGATCTCCATTGTCTCCCCTTCCACCGATGAAGGAATTTGGATTTTTGACCATCCCGAAGAAGGATGTCGCACGCTTCCAGAACTCTACGAACTCGCACAACCGGGTTACACCGGACGCTGTACGGTTCCCGTTCTTTGGGATAGTAAAAAAAAGGCAATTGTGAATAATGAAAGTTCCGAAATTATTGTCATGCTCAATGCGAACTTCAACGCCTTTGCTAAACACCCTACCCTCGATTTATCCCCCCCCAAATGGCAAACGCAAATCGATCGCTGGAACGACAAAATTTACCCGGCGGTGAATAATGGTGTCTATCGTTGCGGTTTTGCTCAAACTCAAGAAGCCTATACCAAAGCCTGTAACGAACTATTCGTCACCCTCGATGAAATTGATGCAGCACTTGCCACAAATCGCTATCTCTGCGGAGACAGCGTAACCTTAGCCGATGTTCGGCTGTTTACCACCCTATTTCGCTTTGATGTGGTCTATTACGGATTATTCAAGTGCAATCGCCGCCGCATTCGAGATTACGAGTATTTAAGCGCCTATTTGCGGGATTTGTATCAACTTCCCGGCGTAGCGGAAACCTGCGATTTAGACAGTGTGAAACGAGACTATTACGGCAATTTGTTTCCCCTCAATCCCGGCGGAATCATTCCCCTAGGGCCCGATATGACCAATTTACTCGAACCCCACCATCGCGAACAATTGAGGGGGGAAAAAGTTTAG
- a CDS encoding Uma2 family endonuclease, with product MSLETTPEVVNTALAPDWVPEPPPTDLIFDDGEPLESDRHRVGMNVLIRSMLTARAGDSSYFAGGNMFVYYNLEQLRNQDFRGPDFFVVLNVDGTKERQGWVSWQENGRYPDVIVELLSPSTAKKDFGEKKEIYEQVFRTSDYFVYDPFNPDSLQGWHLDIDQGYQDLQPNEKGWLWCQKLELWLGNWQGEAQGKFANWLRFYDRAGNLVLLPEEAAEQAQQQAEQAQQQAEQAQLDAIPKLREMGLTAEQVAQALNLPIAEVERYF from the coding sequence ATGTCTCTTGAAACCACTCCAGAAGTAGTCAATACAGCTCTAGCACCGGATTGGGTTCCAGAACCCCCTCCAACCGACCTTATTTTTGATGACGGAGAACCCTTGGAAAGCGATCGCCACCGTGTCGGGATGAATGTCCTTATCCGTTCTATGCTAACGGCTAGAGCGGGAGATTCCAGCTACTTTGCTGGAGGAAATATGTTCGTTTACTACAATCTCGAACAACTTCGCAACCAAGACTTTCGAGGTCCTGATTTTTTCGTTGTTCTCAATGTTGATGGCACAAAAGAGCGTCAAGGTTGGGTCAGTTGGCAAGAAAATGGTCGCTATCCCGATGTCATTGTCGAGTTGCTTTCTCCCTCCACCGCGAAAAAGGATTTTGGCGAGAAAAAGGAAATTTACGAGCAAGTCTTCCGCACTTCCGATTATTTCGTCTACGATCCTTTTAATCCAGATTCCTTGCAAGGATGGCATTTAGACATAGACCAAGGCTACCAAGACCTACAACCCAATGAAAAGGGGTGGTTGTGGTGCCAGAAGTTAGAGTTATGGTTGGGGAACTGGCAAGGAGAAGCTCAAGGAAAATTCGCAAATTGGCTGCGTTTCTACGATCGCGCGGGTAATTTAGTTCTCCTTCCGGAGGAGGCAGCAGAACAAGCACAGCAGCAAGCAGAACAGGCACAGCAGCAAGCAGAACAGGCACAATTAGATGCCATTCCCAAACTACGAGAAATGGGTCTAACCGCAGAACAGGTTGCTCAGGCATTGAATTTACCTATTGCAGAGGTAGAGAGATATTTCTAA
- a CDS encoding peptide ligase PGM1-related protein, whose amino-acid sequence MTISKEKETVAFRQLQEKLRDRWQSINLFEYEDRDILVVPSLSIDQRQLGKVAGFLHYEERLLFSLIRLRNPRTRLIYVTAQPLSPTVIDYYLQLLPGIPFSHARDRLLLLSTYDNSLKPLTQKILERPRLVQRIRKAMRSQQSYMVCFNATHLEQELSLKLGVPLLASSPELLHWGSKSGSREIFAQAGIPHPDGSSNLWNREDLVEAATDLWERNPDLQRMVIKLNEGFSGEGNALLDLRPIQDCTSRQERANQLRDRLPHLQFQATDETWETFSSRIPELGAIVEVFIEGEKKRSPSFQGYITPDSRVEILSTHDQILGGPDGQIYLGCRFPADNAYRLHLQDLGTKIGAILAEKGAMERYGVDFIAVRHPGKTPEWDIQAIEINLRKGGTTHPFMALKLLTNGKYDPETGLLYGQHGLAKYYIASDNLQKESYQGLLPRDLMDIITCHRLHFDSSTMTGTIFHLMGALSEFGKLGLTSIGNSLEEAEAVYDRVEQVLDTETKSPSDVSSPTLPITWLGRD is encoded by the coding sequence ATGACAATATCGAAAGAGAAAGAAACTGTTGCGTTTCGGCAATTGCAGGAAAAGTTGCGCGATCGCTGGCAAAGTATTAATTTGTTCGAGTACGAGGATCGCGATATTCTCGTCGTCCCTTCCCTCAGTATCGACCAACGACAGTTGGGCAAAGTTGCCGGATTCCTTCATTACGAAGAACGGTTGCTCTTTTCCCTCATTCGCCTGCGCAATCCCCGCACGCGCTTAATTTATGTCACCGCGCAACCCCTCTCCCCAACGGTAATTGATTACTACCTACAACTGTTACCCGGAATCCCTTTTTCCCACGCGCGCGATCGCCTGTTACTCCTTTCCACCTACGATAACTCCCTCAAACCCCTCACCCAAAAGATCCTAGAACGCCCTCGCTTAGTCCAGCGCATTCGCAAAGCCATGCGTTCCCAACAATCCTATATGGTGTGTTTTAATGCCACGCACCTAGAACAAGAATTATCCCTAAAACTGGGAGTTCCCCTCCTCGCCTCCTCCCCCGAACTCCTCCATTGGGGGTCTAAAAGTGGCAGTCGGGAGATTTTTGCGCAAGCTGGAATTCCTCACCCCGATGGCAGTTCCAACCTTTGGAATCGCGAAGATTTAGTAGAAGCCGCAACGGATTTGTGGGAGAGAAATCCCGATCTCCAGCGCATGGTAATTAAACTCAATGAAGGCTTTTCTGGGGAAGGGAATGCACTGCTCGATTTGCGTCCCATCCAAGACTGTACCAGCAGACAAGAGCGTGCGAACCAATTGCGCGATCGTTTGCCTCACCTCCAATTTCAAGCCACCGATGAAACCTGGGAAACCTTTTCCAGTCGCATCCCCGAACTCGGCGCAATTGTCGAAGTCTTTATTGAAGGGGAAAAGAAGCGATCCCCCAGTTTCCAAGGCTATATTACCCCCGACAGTCGAGTGGAAATTCTCTCCACTCACGATCAAATTCTCGGTGGGCCCGACGGACAAATCTATCTCGGCTGCCGTTTTCCGGCGGATAATGCCTATCGGCTGCACTTACAAGACTTAGGGACAAAAATTGGCGCGATTTTGGCAGAGAAAGGCGCAATGGAACGCTACGGTGTTGATTTTATTGCCGTTCGCCATCCCGGAAAAACCCCCGAATGGGACATTCAAGCCATTGAAATTAACCTGCGTAAAGGGGGAACGACGCACCCCTTTATGGCACTGAAACTTCTCACTAATGGGAAGTACGACCCAGAAACAGGATTGCTGTACGGTCAACACGGTTTAGCCAAATACTACATTGCTTCCGATAATTTGCAAAAAGAGAGCTATCAGGGGTTACTTCCCAGGGATTTGATGGATATTATCACCTGCCATCGCCTCCATTTTGATAGCAGTACGATGACGGGAACGATTTTCCATTTAATGGGAGCGCTGTCGGAGTTTGGCAAACTAGGATTGACCAGTATTGGGAATTCCCTTGAAGAAGCTGAAGCGGTGTACGATCGCGTCGAACAAGTTCTTGATACTGAAACCAAGTCTCCTTCGGATGTTTCCTCCCCTACACTCCCGATTACTTGGTTGGGAAGAGACTAA
- the queD gene encoding 6-carboxytetrahydropterin synthase QueD, translating to MEEWLIYKEFRFEAAHRLPNYQGKCSRLHGHSWIGRVYVRGEKLIESGSQQGMIIDYGEIEKYIEPLRDRYLDHYYLNETTGLPNPTSEAIAKWVFERLEVVGLPGLYAVEIQETCTSSARYRKSPQEKW from the coding sequence ATGGAAGAGTGGTTGATTTACAAAGAATTTCGCTTTGAAGCAGCACACCGCTTGCCCAATTATCAGGGGAAATGCAGTCGTTTGCACGGTCATAGCTGGATTGGTCGCGTTTACGTTCGAGGGGAAAAATTGATCGAATCTGGCTCTCAGCAGGGGATGATTATCGATTATGGGGAGATTGAGAAGTATATTGAACCTCTGCGCGATCGCTATCTCGATCACTACTATCTCAATGAAACCACCGGATTGCCCAATCCCACCAGCGAGGCGATCGCGAAATGGGTTTTTGAACGTCTCGAAGTTGTCGGATTGCCGGGATTGTACGCCGTTGAAATTCAAGAAACCTGTACCTCTAGCGCGCGGTACAGGAAATCGCCTCAAGAGAAATGGTAA
- a CDS encoding 7-carboxy-7-deazaguanine synthase QueE — protein sequence MTDYIPIHETFQQTIQGEGYWMGSPVDFIRLAGCPVRCPWCDTGYGEGGGNLPREMRSIEVLLGELRSRRVVISGGEPLIHPQLPKLIDAIEATGRSVSVETSGAFWQPLSPQAWITLSPKTHVSPRYPVVPEMWERANEIKLVVETGLELEFYARYLPQENGIPVFLQPEWTSRDRALPIVLAQLRQFPTYRLSVQLHKYLEVP from the coding sequence ATGACTGATTACATTCCCATTCACGAAACCTTTCAACAAACGATCCAGGGGGAAGGGTACTGGATGGGTTCGCCTGTGGATTTTATTCGTTTGGCGGGGTGTCCGGTGCGCTGTCCTTGGTGCGATACGGGGTATGGGGAAGGGGGAGGCAATTTGCCACGCGAGATGCGGAGTATTGAGGTGTTGCTGGGAGAATTACGATCGCGCCGCGTTGTTATTTCTGGGGGAGAACCCTTAATTCATCCCCAATTACCCAAACTTATCGATGCGATTGAAGCAACAGGAAGAAGCGTTTCGGTTGAAACTTCCGGCGCATTTTGGCAACCTCTCTCTCCCCAGGCGTGGATTACCCTCAGTCCCAAAACCCACGTCAGTCCTCGCTATCCCGTGGTTCCCGAAATGTGGGAGCGTGCTAATGAAATTAAACTGGTGGTGGAGACGGGTTTAGAGTTAGAATTTTATGCCCGGTATTTACCGCAAGAGAATGGAATTCCCGTTTTTTTGCAGCCGGAATGGACATCGCGCGATCGCGCGCTTCCTATTGTTCTCGCACAACTCAGACAGTTCCCCACCTATCGACTTTCCGTACAGTTGCACAAATATCTAGAGGTTCCCTAG
- the moaA gene encoding GTP 3',8-cyclase MoaA yields the protein MSNFPNRVDYLRISLIDRCNFRCQYCMPEGTELDYLLNQELLTTEEILILLQGVFIPLGFRKFRLTGGEPLLRPGVVELVRAIAHLPETEDLALTTNGFRLGKMAQDLYDAGLRRVNISLDSLQADTFDKIIGNRGRSRWEQTWEGIQTAHQVGFDPLKLNVVVIPGVNDGEILDLAALSRDRAWHIRFIEFMPIGNDQLFRDRAWIPSEEIRTAIREKWGLESSSILGNGPADVFQIPGAKGTLGFISQMSECFCDRCNRMRLSADGWLRPCLLNETGQIDLKTSLRNGISIEKLRESVRQILILKPEINFKGRDTGTETQTYTRTMSQIGG from the coding sequence ATGTCAAATTTCCCAAACCGGGTAGATTATTTGCGAATTAGTTTGATCGATCGCTGTAATTTTCGCTGTCAATACTGTATGCCAGAAGGGACGGAACTGGACTACCTTCTCAATCAGGAATTACTGACGACAGAAGAAATTTTGATACTACTCCAAGGGGTTTTCATTCCGTTGGGATTTCGCAAATTTCGCTTAACGGGAGGGGAACCGTTGCTGCGTCCTGGGGTTGTGGAATTGGTTCGCGCGATCGCGCACCTACCGGAAACTGAAGATTTAGCCCTTACCACCAACGGTTTCCGCTTGGGGAAAATGGCGCAAGACCTCTACGACGCGGGATTGCGAAGGGTGAATATCAGCCTGGATTCTCTCCAAGCCGACACCTTTGACAAAATCATCGGAAATCGGGGAAGAAGTCGCTGGGAGCAAACCTGGGAGGGCATTCAGACTGCGCATCAGGTAGGGTTCGATCCCCTGAAATTGAATGTGGTAGTCATTCCGGGGGTTAATGATGGGGAAATTCTCGATCTCGCCGCCTTAAGCCGCGATCGCGCGTGGCATATTCGCTTTATTGAATTTATGCCCATTGGTAACGATCAATTATTCCGCGATCGCGCCTGGATTCCCTCAGAAGAAATTCGCACCGCCATTCGAGAAAAATGGGGTTTAGAAAGTTCTAGCATCCTGGGAAACGGCCCTGCGGATGTGTTTCAAATCCCCGGCGCGAAAGGAACTTTAGGGTTCATCAGCCAAATGTCCGAATGTTTTTGCGATCGCTGCAACCGAATGCGCCTCTCCGCCGATGGGTGGTTGCGTCCTTGCCTCCTCAACGAAACCGGGCAAATCGACCTCAAAACCTCTCTCCGCAATGGAATAAGCATCGAAAAACTTAGAGAATCCGTTCGCCAAATCCTTATCCTCAAACCCGAAATCAATTTCAAAGGGAGAGACACCGGAACCGAAACCCAAACCTATACCCGCACGATGTCTCAAATTGGTGGATGA
- the aroB gene encoding 3-dehydroquinate synthase, with the protein MTSSNIRVNLPQNSYDIAIAPGSLSQLGNSLSELNIGKKVLLVSNSTIFKHYGEQTINSLQDAGFEACYHLIPAGERHKTPASIRKLYDTALKNRLERSSTLIALGGGVIGDMTGFAAATWLRGINFVQVPTSLLAMVDAAIGGKTGVNHPRGKNLIGAFHQPKRVLIDPQVLTTLPAREFRAGMAEVIKYGVIWDTELFERLEAAKRLDSLRYVDPELLQTILARSVQAKADVVSKDEKEAGLRAILNYGHTIGHGVESLTGYRLVNHGEAVGIGMVVAGELAAAMEMWQPDEAQRQNALIEKTGLPTQIPSMLTARAIADSLKNDKKVKAGKVRFILPTHIGSVTITDDVNPDILHEVLQKNIQKTP; encoded by the coding sequence ATGACTTCATCAAATATTCGCGTCAATTTACCACAAAACTCCTACGATATCGCGATCGCGCCCGGTTCTCTTTCGCAACTGGGAAATAGCCTGAGCGAATTGAATATAGGGAAAAAAGTTCTCCTCGTCTCCAATTCCACCATTTTCAAACACTACGGCGAACAAACGATTAATTCTCTCCAAGATGCAGGCTTTGAAGCCTGTTACCACCTCATTCCCGCCGGAGAACGCCACAAAACCCCTGCCTCTATCCGAAAACTCTACGATACAGCCCTAAAAAATCGCCTAGAACGTTCCTCAACCCTTATTGCCCTTGGCGGTGGGGTGATTGGGGATATGACCGGGTTTGCGGCGGCGACGTGGCTGCGCGGCATCAATTTCGTGCAAGTGCCAACCTCCCTCCTGGCAATGGTCGATGCGGCAATTGGCGGGAAAACCGGGGTCAACCATCCCAGGGGGAAAAACCTCATCGGTGCATTTCACCAACCCAAACGGGTTCTGATCGATCCCCAGGTATTAACAACCCTTCCGGCAAGGGAATTTCGTGCAGGGATGGCAGAAGTCATTAAATACGGCGTAATTTGGGACACAGAACTTTTTGAACGGCTTGAGGCGGCAAAACGCTTAGATAGCTTGCGCTACGTTGACCCAGAGTTATTACAAACCATTCTCGCGCGATCGGTGCAAGCCAAAGCCGATGTGGTGAGTAAAGACGAAAAAGAAGCCGGACTGCGCGCTATCTTAAACTACGGTCACACCATCGGACATGGGGTTGAAAGCCTCACCGGATATCGCCTCGTCAATCACGGGGAAGCCGTTGGAATCGGCATGGTTGTTGCTGGAGAACTCGCTGCTGCAATGGAGATGTGGCAACCCGACGAAGCGCAACGCCAAAATGCTTTAATTGAAAAAACGGGTCTACCCACGCAAATTCCCTCCATGTTAACTGCGCGCGCGATCGCGGACAGCCTCAAAAACGACAAAAAAGTCAAAGCCGGAAAAGTCCGTTTCATCCTCCCCACCCACATCGGTTCTGTCACCATCACCGACGACGTTAACCCCGATATTCTTCACGAAGTCCTTCAAAAAAACATCCAAAAAACCCCATAA